The sequence ACCATCTTGTTTTAGTATTTCATTGTTCCTTTAATCCACAGCACATATACCAAGATCTATGCCCCAGTTGTCATTGACAGCAGTTGCTCTGATGTTGAGGACGTAGAAATTTTCAGGAGGAGGACAGGTACTTTGATAGAAATAATGCTGTCaaccctttttttcttctttccctcTAATGACATATTAAATAGTTCAAGCTACATTGGGCATTTATTTACCTGGTTTCTGTTGCCATacaattattaaagtaaatatttaaattgtatatattttttaacttaccccttaacagaaaaaaatctggCAGAAATTATTGAAAGCTTGCAATGTGTGCTTCATGCTTATGCCCATCACATTTCATCACACTCATATGGTGTTCTCACTGTAATGGGCccataaaagatttatattttaattatccgCATAAAAGGCAGtgttaatgtttttctttcttgtgttgcAGAGACACAGATATTGGACTGACTGCTGCAGACATTCTGTCAAATCTGTCAttcaacataaacacaaaaagctGTAGCAGGTTTAATATAAACCGTTCTAATGTCTGGGATGGTGCTCTGAGGGGATTCAAACGTTCCTCATTTGACCCCACCTGTAGCCTTTTGGTCAAATTCACTGATGACATCGGGCAAACAGAGGAGGCTGTGGACACAGGAGGGCCTACGCGGGAATTTCTGACACTCTTGATGGACGCCATTAAAACCAGTAGATTTTTTGAAGGCAAAGATGATGGCAAATACCTGTCATTTGATAGCAAAGGTAATTCGCTTTTTGTCACATTTTGACAGTATTATAAATCAATTTGAACTAACCGTGGAACATTGCCATTGTTAGCTGCAGAAGGTGATGAGTATTTCCATGTTGGAAGAATGGTTGCGGTCTCCATTGTACATGGTGGTCCAGGGCCTCGATGCTTTTTCCCCAAGCTTCTACCAGTACCTGGTTGGTAAAGTGAAGACCATTGAGGCCCCAATTGAGGATATACCTGATACTGAAGTCAGGAATGTTCTCCTTGAGGTAATTATGTGTTTCTAAGCATATTCAAGAACTCCTGTCAAAGagaaatttaaaatattctatagTCTCATCCTTTGTGACatgtataatgtaattttgtctatttcagtgtttttattttactctagATTAAGAATGCTAGAACATTGGAGGAAACTCGTGGAACTCGCAGATAAGCACTCCAGCATGCTTCAGACAGCAGGATGCTATCGATGCCTGAGGACACTGGGGGATAAGGAAAAAGTTGTGGATGGTTACATCCAGTGGTACTTCACCTACCGCAACCATGTTTCCTTCCAGAGGTAGGTCACATTGACTACTTTGTAAGAATTCAAATGAGAATTTGAATGAAACTTAAATGAGTGTCTAACAAATGGTTAAGTCAAAAGTGAGTCCTACTGGCAATAGCATTAATAACCCAACCCGGTTATAGGTTCAAGGATGGCCTGGCTACCCTCAACTTTTTCAACGCTCTGGAACAGCATCCCTCCATTTTCCTGCCCTACATGTGTTACAGAGCGGAAGACCTGACAGCTGAGAGTGTAGAGTCACTGTTCCGTCCACAATTGAGCCCAACTGGTAGCTCAAATCGCCATGAGGAGGAGAGAGTGCTTGGCTACTGGCTGGACTACTTAATCGCTGTAAAAGGTATAATTTTCtttatgttgtttaaagtgaAGTCCACAAATGGATGATAAATCTTAATGTGTTTCATTACTCCCAACCCCCACAGAGGACGGGTCAGGGATGTCTCTGGAGGATATTCTAATGTTTGCAACAGGCCTGAAAGAAATCCCAGCAGCAAAATTAATACCACAGCCTCAACTCACATTCCAGAAACACTCAAGGTTTCCTGAGGCTAATGTCTGC comes from Cyprinus carpio isolate SPL01 unplaced genomic scaffold, ASM1834038v1 S000001077, whole genome shotgun sequence and encodes:
- the LOC122143272 gene encoding G2/M phase-specific E3 ubiquitin-protein ligase-like, translated to MFSLRLRMLEHWRKLVELADKHSSMLQTAGCYRCLRTLGDKEKVVDGYIQWYFTYRNHVSFQRFKDGLATLNFFNALEQHPSIFLPYMCYRAEDLTAESVESLFRPQLSPTGSSNRHEEERVLGYWLDYLIAVKEDGSGMSLEDILMFATGLKEIPAAKLIPQPQLTFQKHSRFPEANVCANTIKLPILPSYEIFEEAMNYGIKNAPGFGLH